A genomic segment from Dehalococcoidales bacterium encodes:
- a CDS encoding MalY/PatB family protein, whose product MKYDFDSVIDRRNTNSVKWDLADERFNVENILPMWVADMDFRVPQPVIDALKRVAEYGVFGYSTVPQSYYDAVIDWIRKRHNWEVEKEWLVFTPGVIAAINILVRTFTSPGDQVIVQTPGYYPFFNAITNNDREIFDNPMNLENDLYVMDFDDLQDKINPRTKMIILCSPHNPVGRVWKEQELTRLGQLCLENNILVVSDDIHCDLVYDGFEHVPFASISEEFADRSITCTSASKTFNLPGLKTSNIVIPNPGLRETFSSMLRSCGISSPNMFGIAATEAAYRYGEAWLEQLLVYLQGNMAFLEQYASTRIPGLRIIPLQGTYLAWLDFRGCGINREKLGNFVREDARVALQPGTIFGCREEGFERMNIACPRSTLEEGLRRIEAAVNRLRSH is encoded by the coding sequence ATGAAGTATGATTTCGACTCCGTTATAGACCGCCGCAACACCAATTCGGTTAAGTGGGACCTCGCCGATGAGCGTTTCAACGTTGAAAACATCCTGCCGATGTGGGTGGCAGACATGGATTTCAGGGTGCCCCAGCCTGTCATCGACGCTCTGAAGCGTGTAGCTGAGTACGGAGTCTTTGGCTACAGTACCGTGCCTCAGTCGTACTATGACGCAGTGATAGATTGGATACGGAAGCGTCACAACTGGGAAGTCGAGAAGGAATGGTTAGTTTTCACGCCCGGAGTAATTGCTGCAATAAATATACTGGTCAGGACGTTCACCTCTCCCGGCGACCAGGTAATTGTCCAGACCCCGGGATATTACCCTTTCTTCAACGCCATCACCAATAATGACCGTGAGATATTCGACAATCCTATGAATCTGGAGAATGACCTGTATGTAATGGACTTCGACGATTTGCAGGACAAAATCAATCCTCGCACGAAAATGATCATCCTGTGCAGTCCGCACAACCCTGTCGGGCGGGTGTGGAAGGAACAAGAGTTGACCAGACTTGGCCAGCTCTGCCTGGAGAATAACATCCTCGTTGTATCGGATGATATTCATTGCGACCTGGTCTATGATGGCTTCGAACACGTGCCGTTTGCCTCTATCTCCGAGGAATTCGCCGATAGGTCGATTACCTGCACAAGCGCCAGCAAGACATTTAATCTGCCAGGACTGAAAACGTCGAATATCGTTATTCCAAATCCCGGACTCAGAGAGACCTTCAGCAGCATGCTGAGGAGTTGTGGGATTAGCTCGCCAAACATGTTTGGTATCGCTGCTACTGAGGCGGCCTACCGCTACGGTGAAGCGTGGCTTGAGCAGCTACTCGTCTATCTTCAGGGGAACATGGCATTTCTGGAGCAATACGCCTCTACCAGGATACCGGGACTCAGAATAATTCCGCTTCAAGGCACCTACCTGGCCTGGCTGGATTTCAGAGGCTGCGGAATTAACCGGGAGAAACTGGGCAATTTCGTACGTGAAGACGCCAGGGTAGCTCTGCAACCGGGTACCATTTTCGGGTGCAGGGAAGAAGGTTTCGAGAGAATGAATATAGCCTGCCCGAGAAGTACCCTGGAAGAAGGACTACGGAGAATAGAGGCAGCAGTAAACAGGCTGAGAAGCCACTGA